From one Melioribacteraceae bacterium genomic stretch:
- the malQ gene encoding 4-alpha-glucanotransferase gives MELTRSAGLLLHPTSLPSPYGIGDLGKDAYKFLDFMKAAGQTLWQVFPLGPTGYGDSPYQCFSAFAGNPLLISPDLLIEEHLLSHDDLKDKEAFDPINIDFGSIINWKKGILKKAYINFKENKNRFKTDYEAFCSNNTEWLDDFALFMACKEYHGGIQWTEWEREIAFREGDAVAKWSKKLSDDVEYHKFVQFTFNKQWKSVVRYAHSHGIKVIGDLPIFIAYDSADLWANKSQFTVNDEGKLETVAGVPPDYFSATGQLWGNPLYKWDVMEKDNFAWWTQRFAKLFELVDIVRVDHFRGFEAYYSIPGDAETAMTGEWIKAPGEKLFNTIREKLGKLSIIAEDLGIITKEVEALRDKFEFPGIKILQFAFGEGNETKFLPHNHVKNCVVHTGSHDNDTTRGFFEKEKQNGSGIYEWTQEYLNYYGDDMCFATIKTAYSSVADIVVIPMQDVLNLGTEARMNFPSKLGGNWTWRFTWNQINEDLIKTYKRMTEMYDRPPKKKEENN, from the coding sequence ATGGAATTAACTCGTTCAGCAGGATTATTATTGCATCCAACTTCCCTTCCTTCACCTTACGGAATTGGTGATTTAGGTAAAGATGCTTACAAATTTTTAGATTTCATGAAAGCAGCAGGACAAACATTATGGCAGGTTTTCCCTCTCGGACCAACAGGTTATGGTGATTCTCCTTATCAATGTTTCTCAGCTTTTGCTGGCAATCCACTGTTAATCAGTCCGGACTTATTAATTGAAGAACACCTATTATCACATGATGATCTAAAAGATAAAGAGGCTTTTGATCCGATCAATATTGATTTTGGTTCTATTATTAATTGGAAGAAAGGAATTCTAAAAAAAGCATACATCAATTTCAAAGAAAATAAGAATCGGTTTAAAACTGATTATGAAGCATTCTGTAGCAATAACACTGAATGGTTAGATGACTTTGCCCTTTTCATGGCATGTAAAGAATATCATGGTGGTATTCAATGGACAGAGTGGGAAAGAGAAATTGCTTTCCGTGAAGGAGATGCTGTCGCGAAATGGTCAAAAAAACTAAGCGATGATGTTGAATATCATAAATTTGTTCAGTTCACTTTTAATAAACAATGGAAATCTGTTGTAAGATATGCACATTCTCACGGAATAAAAGTTATCGGTGATCTTCCGATATTTATAGCGTACGATTCAGCCGATTTATGGGCAAACAAAAGTCAGTTTACCGTAAACGATGAAGGAAAACTTGAAACGGTTGCAGGAGTTCCACCAGACTATTTTAGTGCTACCGGACAACTTTGGGGTAATCCTCTTTACAAATGGGACGTAATGGAAAAAGATAATTTTGCTTGGTGGACTCAAAGATTCGCGAAATTATTTGAATTGGTTGATATAGTTCGCGTTGATCATTTCCGTGGCTTTGAAGCTTACTATTCGATACCTGGCGATGCCGAAACTGCAATGACCGGAGAATGGATTAAAGCTCCCGGAGAAAAATTATTTAATACTATAAGAGAAAAATTAGGTAAACTTTCTATTATAGCAGAAGACTTAGGAATCATAACAAAAGAAGTTGAAGCACTCAGAGACAAATTCGAATTCCCCGGAATTAAAATTTTGCAATTTGCATTCGGTGAAGGAAACGAAACAAAGTTCCTCCCTCACAATCATGTAAAAAATTGTGTAGTACATACAGGTTCACATGATAATGATACTACTCGCGGATTCTTCGAAAAGGAAAAACAAAATGGCAGCGGAATTTACGAGTGGACTCAAGAATATCTGAACTATTATGGTGATGATATGTGTTTTGCAACAATCAAAACTGCTTATTCTTCTGTAGCGGATATTGTTGTAATCCCGATGCAAGATGTATTGAATTTGGGAACCGAAGCAAGGATGAATTTCCCAAGTAAACTCGGCGGAAATTGGACTTGGCGTTTTACTTGGAATCAGATAAACGAAGATCTTATAAAAACTTATAAGAGAATGACTGAAATGTATGATCGTCCTCCCAAAAAGAAGGAAGAAAATAATTAA
- a CDS encoding vitamin B12-dependent ribonucleotide reductase: MKITRKFTTAGKDPFDSIEFVKRTSEIKNPDGSIVFKMDDVVIPKQWSQVATDVIAQKYFRKAGVPKLLKKVKEDNVPKWLQASAADTKRLEELPEKERYSSESDSRQVFNRLAGTWTYWGWKANYFDTEEDALSFFDEMKYMLARQYCAPNSPQWFNTGLHWAYGINGPAQGHYYVDYQTGKLTKSEDAYTHPQPHACFIQSVSDDLVNEGGIMDLWVREARLFKYGSGTGSNFSNLRGADEPLSGGGKSSGLMSFLKIGDRSAGAIKSGGTTRRAAKMVTLDIDHPDIEEYINWKVIEEQKVAALVAGSKACNYHLNKIMKACYDEHPENDRFSKKTNKRLKEAVLEARKSNVPENYIERVIHLAKLGFKSIEFPTYDTDWNSDAYATVSGQNSNNSVRVTNDFMQAVISDSDWSLYWRVELERAKKAGRVPKPYKAVKASKLWDDIAFSAWSSADPGLQYHTTINEWHTCPASGEIRASNPCSEYMFLDDTACNLASLNLVRFYSDTEHKFDVDAFKHAVRLWTVVLEVSVLMAQYPSKEIAQLSYDYRTLGLGYANLGSLLMRQGIPYDSDHAYAIAGAITSIMHMGAYAASAEMAKEHGAFPEFKKNKEHMLRVLRNHRRAAYNVRKEEYEGLSIYPQGINPEFCPNSLLEAAREESDRAVELGTKYGYRNAQVTVIAPTGTIGLVMDCDTTGIEPDFSLVKFKKLAGGGYFKIINQSIPPALKKLEYTDEQIKEIVKYAKGAGTLAGCPHINKESLRSKGFTEDVIKKIESMLPSVFEIGFAFNKFTIGEDFLINTLGLKKELINDFDFDLLKELGYTKEEIAAANDYVCGTMTIEGAPFLSPEHYPVFDCANRCGKKGTRFIQPEAHIRMMAVAQPFISGAISKTINLPNEATIEDIKSAYLESWRLGLKANALYRDGSKLSQPLNSMSVEEIEEILEDKEENDLVKVAERIIHRYIAKRRRLPDRRTGYTQKAKINGNTVYIRTGEYENGQIGEIFIDMHKEGAAFRSLLNNFAIAISLGLQHGVPLEEFVDAFVFTRFEPSGIVVGNERIKMSTSVIDYIFRELAVTYLGRTDLAHVDEEELKMKSKNKVRTEADDYESEEIISVRMIELDPTSDEYEDPNHSGTNGTNGTNGRSERSKVLATHKQMVKAKEKGYTGDICSECGSMTMVRNGTCLKCTTCGSTTGCS, from the coding sequence ATGAAAATTACCCGTAAGTTCACCACCGCTGGTAAAGACCCTTTCGATAGTATAGAATTTGTAAAAAGAACCTCAGAGATAAAAAATCCTGACGGATCAATAGTTTTCAAAATGGATGATGTGGTAATTCCCAAGCAATGGTCACAAGTAGCAACCGATGTGATTGCCCAAAAGTATTTTAGAAAAGCCGGTGTCCCTAAACTTCTAAAAAAAGTTAAGGAAGACAATGTGCCTAAATGGCTACAAGCCTCCGCAGCCGACACGAAGAGACTTGAAGAGTTGCCTGAAAAAGAAAGATATTCATCCGAATCTGATTCTCGTCAAGTTTTTAATCGTTTAGCCGGTACTTGGACTTACTGGGGTTGGAAAGCCAATTACTTTGATACGGAAGAAGATGCCTTATCTTTTTTTGACGAGATGAAATATATGTTAGCCCGTCAATATTGTGCGCCTAATAGTCCGCAATGGTTTAATACTGGGCTGCACTGGGCTTATGGAATTAATGGCCCGGCACAGGGACATTATTATGTGGATTATCAAACCGGTAAACTTACAAAATCCGAAGACGCTTATACACATCCTCAACCGCATGCATGTTTTATTCAATCCGTATCAGACGATTTAGTTAATGAAGGCGGTATTATGGATTTGTGGGTTAGAGAAGCACGACTTTTCAAATATGGTTCTGGAACTGGAAGTAATTTCTCAAATCTTCGTGGTGCCGATGAACCGCTGAGTGGTGGTGGAAAATCTTCCGGCTTGATGTCATTTTTAAAGATTGGTGATCGTTCAGCCGGTGCTATTAAATCTGGTGGAACAACACGTCGTGCAGCTAAAATGGTAACTTTAGATATCGATCATCCGGATATAGAAGAATACATTAATTGGAAAGTTATCGAGGAACAAAAAGTTGCAGCTTTAGTAGCAGGTTCAAAAGCATGTAATTATCACCTAAATAAAATAATGAAGGCATGCTATGATGAACATCCCGAGAACGACCGCTTTAGTAAAAAAACAAATAAAAGATTAAAAGAAGCAGTTCTCGAAGCACGTAAAAGCAACGTGCCGGAAAATTATATAGAACGTGTTATTCACTTGGCAAAGCTTGGATTTAAATCAATAGAATTTCCAACTTACGATACTGATTGGAATTCGGATGCATATGCAACTGTTTCCGGTCAAAATTCAAACAATTCTGTTCGTGTAACAAATGATTTTATGCAAGCTGTTATTAGCGATAGCGATTGGAGTTTATATTGGAGAGTAGAATTAGAAAGAGCCAAAAAAGCCGGTAGAGTTCCGAAGCCATACAAAGCTGTAAAAGCTTCCAAACTTTGGGATGATATTGCATTTTCGGCATGGTCATCAGCTGATCCCGGATTACAATATCACACAACAATTAATGAATGGCATACGTGTCCAGCAAGTGGCGAAATCCGTGCATCAAATCCTTGTAGTGAATATATGTTTCTTGATGACACTGCTTGTAATCTCGCATCATTAAACTTAGTGAGATTTTACAGTGACACCGAACATAAATTTGATGTTGATGCGTTTAAACATGCCGTTAGATTATGGACTGTAGTTTTAGAAGTTAGTGTACTTATGGCACAGTACCCAAGTAAAGAAATTGCTCAATTAAGTTATGATTATAGAACACTCGGTTTAGGCTATGCGAATTTAGGTTCACTTTTAATGAGACAAGGTATTCCTTACGATAGTGATCATGCTTACGCAATTGCGGGAGCTATAACTTCGATTATGCACATGGGCGCTTATGCTGCATCAGCAGAAATGGCAAAAGAACATGGTGCATTTCCCGAATTCAAAAAGAATAAAGAACATATGCTTCGTGTGTTGAGGAACCATAGAAGAGCAGCATATAATGTTCGTAAGGAAGAATATGAAGGATTATCGATTTATCCGCAAGGTATAAATCCTGAATTTTGTCCAAACAGTCTTTTAGAAGCAGCTAGAGAAGAATCGGATCGTGCGGTTGAGCTTGGCACTAAGTATGGATACAGAAATGCACAAGTTACCGTAATTGCTCCAACCGGAACTATCGGTTTGGTTATGGATTGTGATACAACGGGAATTGAACCGGACTTCTCACTTGTGAAATTCAAAAAATTAGCAGGCGGTGGATACTTCAAAATTATTAATCAATCAATTCCGCCGGCTCTTAAGAAGTTGGAATATACGGACGAGCAAATCAAAGAAATAGTTAAATATGCAAAAGGTGCCGGTACTTTAGCCGGTTGTCCGCACATTAATAAAGAAAGTTTAAGAAGCAAGGGTTTTACCGAAGATGTAATTAAGAAAATTGAGAGTATGCTTCCGTCAGTCTTCGAAATTGGATTTGCTTTTAATAAGTTCACAATCGGAGAAGATTTCTTAATCAACACACTTGGTTTGAAAAAAGAACTTATCAATGATTTTGACTTCGATTTATTAAAAGAACTTGGTTATACAAAAGAAGAAATTGCTGCAGCTAATGATTATGTATGCGGTACAATGACAATCGAAGGAGCACCTTTCTTAAGTCCCGAGCATTATCCGGTTTTTGATTGCGCGAACAGATGCGGGAAAAAGGGAACAAGATTCATTCAGCCCGAAGCACATATAAGAATGATGGCGGTTGCACAACCATTTATTTCAGGCGCAATTTCAAAAACAATTAACCTTCCGAACGAAGCGACCATAGAAGATATTAAATCGGCTTATTTAGAATCATGGAGATTGGGATTAAAAGCCAACGCACTTTATCGTGATGGGTCAAAATTATCCCAACCTCTTAATTCGATGTCTGTTGAAGAAATCGAAGAAATCTTAGAGGACAAAGAAGAAAACGATTTAGTTAAAGTTGCTGAAAGAATTATTCACCGATACATTGCTAAAAGAAGAAGACTTCCTGATCGCAGAACCGGCTACACACAGAAAGCAAAGATAAACGGTAACACAGTTTACATTCGAACCGGTGAATATGAAAACGGTCAAATAGGCGAGATCTTTATAGATATGCATAAAGAAGGCGCGGCTTTTAGAAGTCTGTTAAATAATTTTGCAATTGCAATTTCACTCGGTTTGCAGCATGGAGTTCCTCTTGAAGAATTTGTTGATGCGTTTGTATTCACTCGATTTGAACCGAGCGGCATTGTAGTAGGCAATGAAAGAATCAAGATGTCAACTTCCGTTATTGATTATATTTTCAGAGAACTTGCAGTAACCTATCTTGGAAGAACAGACCTTGCACACGTTGACGAAGAAGAATTAAAGATGAAATCGAAAAATAAAGTTAGAACAGAAGCTGATGATTACGAGAGTGAAGAAATTATCAGCGTTAGAATGATCGAACTTGATCCAACCTCGGATGAATACGAAGACCCGAATCACTCCGGAACTAATGGTACTAATGGAACAAACGGACGCTCCGAAAGAAGTAAAGTTCTTGCAACTCATAAACAAATGGTGAAAGCTAAAGAAAAAGGTTACACAGGTGATATCTGTTCCGAGTGTGGTAGTATGACCATGGTTCGTAACGGAACATGTCTAAAATGTACTACATGCGGCTCTACAACCGGATGTAGTTAA
- a CDS encoding YggS family pyridoxal phosphate-dependent enzyme, protein MMIHDNINRLQQKIDEICRKCGRNSSEILLIAVSKNNPISAIEEVQKCGLLHFGENKAQELRDKSEIKSEGIFWHFIGHLQTNKVKYAVKSAEMIHSVDSDKVLDEINKRAEAENKIQKILFEVNTSDESNKYGLRDFNSLKKLVDVADKSRNVKPIGLMTMAPYTDDKKIIRDCFVQLREWKEELNGIGYNLTELSMGMTNDFDLAIEEGSTIIRIGTAIFGERDYSQKWNEQ, encoded by the coding sequence ATGATGATTCACGATAATATTAATAGATTACAGCAGAAAATCGATGAAATTTGCAGAAAATGCGGAAGAAATTCATCTGAAATTTTGCTGATTGCAGTTTCAAAAAACAATCCGATTTCAGCGATTGAGGAAGTTCAAAAATGTGGACTTCTTCACTTTGGAGAAAATAAAGCTCAAGAATTACGAGATAAATCGGAGATAAAATCCGAGGGAATTTTCTGGCATTTTATAGGCCATCTTCAAACTAATAAAGTGAAGTATGCAGTCAAATCTGCTGAAATGATTCACTCAGTTGACTCAGACAAAGTTTTGGATGAAATTAACAAAAGAGCAGAAGCAGAAAATAAAATTCAGAAAATTTTGTTTGAGGTGAATACTTCTGATGAATCAAATAAATATGGTTTGAGGGATTTTAACTCTCTCAAAAAATTAGTTGATGTAGCTGATAAATCGAGAAATGTAAAACCTATTGGTTTAATGACGATGGCTCCATATACAGACGATAAAAAAATTATCCGGGACTGCTTTGTTCAACTTAGAGAATGGAAAGAAGAATTAAACGGAATCGGTTACAACCTGACAGAATTATCAATGGGAATGACAAACGATTTTGATTTAGCTATTGAAGAAGGATCAACAATTATCCGGATTGGGACGGCAATATTCGGAGAACGTGATTATTCACAAAAATGGAATGAACAATGA
- a CDS encoding DivIVA domain-containing protein — translation MKFTPFSIKNQEFSRTVRGFDRDEVKAYLEQLSDEVERLQAENSKLVAEIEKMNSQMEGYRRIEKNLQSTLLSAQESSSKAVESAKKQTALLIKESELKAAQIIEEAKEKANDIRDAVLKLREEKNLLVAKLRAMVDTQSHLLESSFRERIIEETEVDFTSAKKDIDSKINADEILEKLL, via the coding sequence ATGAAATTCACACCTTTCAGTATAAAAAATCAAGAATTCAGTCGAACAGTTCGCGGTTTTGACAGAGATGAAGTAAAAGCATACCTCGAACAATTATCTGACGAAGTTGAGAGACTTCAAGCAGAAAATTCAAAGCTGGTTGCAGAAATCGAAAAAATGAATTCCCAAATGGAAGGTTACAGAAGAATAGAAAAAAACTTGCAATCCACTTTATTATCAGCGCAAGAATCTTCTTCAAAAGCCGTTGAATCTGCAAAAAAACAGACTGCTCTATTGATTAAAGAATCAGAATTGAAAGCCGCACAAATTATTGAAGAAGCAAAAGAAAAAGCTAATGATATTCGTGATGCAGTTCTAAAACTACGTGAAGAAAAAAACTTACTCGTAGCAAAATTACGAGCAATGGTAGATACTCAATCACACCTGCTTGAATCAAGTTTTAGGGAAAGAATAATTGAGGAAACCGAAGTTGATTTTACTTCCGCAAAAAAGGATATAGATTCTAAAATTAATGCTGATGAAATATTGGAGAAACTCTTATGA
- a CDS encoding purine-nucleoside phosphorylase, with protein sequence MSKLKEMINETLEVIRKHTKDEYEIGIILGTGLGGLVKEIKIDHEIEYGDLPHFPISTVESHHGKLIFGSIGNKKVVAMQGRFHYYEGYTMKQITYPVRVMKFLGVKTLLVSNACGGMNPIYKRGDVMLMLDHINLLGDNPLIGPNEDDLGPRFPDMSEPYNLELIELAEQVALENKIKLHKGVYVAVPGPNLETKAEYRFLRGIGADVVGMSTIPENIVANHMGMRVLGFSIITDECFPDSLKAVNVEEIIAAAMEAEPKMTKIMKEVINKL encoded by the coding sequence ATGAGTAAGTTGAAAGAAATGATTAATGAAACATTAGAAGTAATCCGTAAACACACAAAAGATGAGTATGAAATCGGAATTATTCTCGGAACCGGACTTGGCGGATTAGTTAAGGAAATTAAAATTGATCACGAAATTGAATACGGTGATTTACCACATTTTCCTATTTCTACAGTTGAGTCTCACCATGGTAAACTGATCTTTGGATCGATTGGAAATAAAAAAGTTGTTGCTATGCAAGGAAGATTTCATTACTACGAAGGTTATACGATGAAGCAAATTACATATCCCGTAAGAGTAATGAAATTTCTTGGTGTTAAAACTTTGCTTGTATCAAACGCATGCGGTGGGATGAATCCGATTTACAAACGTGGTGATGTGATGCTGATGCTCGATCATATAAATCTACTTGGTGATAATCCGTTGATTGGACCTAATGAAGATGATCTTGGTCCAAGATTCCCCGACATGAGTGAACCATATAATTTGGAACTAATTGAATTAGCAGAACAAGTTGCTCTTGAAAATAAGATCAAACTCCACAAAGGAGTTTACGTTGCTGTTCCGGGTCCAAACTTAGAAACCAAAGCCGAATATAGATTTTTGAGAGGAATTGGTGCTGATGTTGTAGGAATGTCAACAATTCCGGAAAATATAGTTGCCAATCACATGGGAATGAGGGTTTTAGGTTTCAGCATTATAACAGATGAGTGTTTCCCGGATTCCTTAAAAGCAGTTAATGTTGAAGAAATAATTGCCGCCGCGATGGAAGCAGAACCGAAAATGACAAAAATTATGAAGGAAGTTATAAACAAACTATGA
- the ileS gene encoding isoleucine--tRNA ligase: MFKQYEGNISYPKIEEEILKFWKEKQIFEKSISTRDENKPFTFYEGPPTANGKPGIHHVMARVLKDLVCRYKTLQGYHVNRKAGWDTHGLPVEIEVEKSLGIKSKSEIPVYGIAKYNAACKDSVFTYLDLWEKMTTRMGYWVNLDDAYVTCTNNYIESVWWALKTLFEKGLIYKDYKIVPQDPKAETPLSSHELALGYRETKDPSVYVVMKIKESDLTKEGDTFFLVWTTTPWTLISNVGLAVGPEIDYVKIKTDDAYLILAKERLEVIRNEYEIISEYKGKDLAGQEYEQLFNYVKYEKKACFVVEADFVSTEDGSGIVHIAPAFGADDYEISKKYDLPFAQPVDRGGRFTAEVTDFVGQFVKDADEGIIRMLRERGQLYKKETIIHSYPFSWRFDNVPIIYYARESWFIRTTQIADRMVELNKTIGWHPPEVGSGRFGNWLDENKDWALSRDRFWATPLPIWVSEDSDMFAIGSIAELKEGYIERDGKKIKVADLKEEEIDLHRPFVDDIKFERNGKIYTRTPELIDVWFDSGAMPFAQYHYPFENKELFEKNYPADFICEGIDQTRGWFYTLHAIGTMLFDNVAYKNLIVNELILDKNGMKMSKSKGNTVDPFELFDKYGADATRWYMVTTSPPWKPTLFDEEGIVEVQRKFFGTLLNTYSFFALYANIDKFDFKEEIIPYEKRPEIDRWIISKLGTLVKDFEEYMNNYDVTKAAREVSEFTIDQLSNWYVRRSRRRFWKSEMNENKLSAYQTLYECLNTVVKLASPFAPFLTEEIYNNLNKATGKEEFESVHLVQFPKVNYHDEDLELKMDVAQKVVYITRSMRAKNNLKVRQPLKKILVSVSPSKREAVERMKDVILEEVNIKELQVLEDDSGIVNKSAKANFKSLGPKYGKLMKSLAAEIIKFSKDDIAKLERENSFKVTIDENEINLTLEDVEIISTEIEGWLVESEEGVTVGIDTELTEDLIAEGYAREFVNRVQNMRKDADFDVIDKIRIFYESDEKLIKYISRFSEYITSETLADELTSGTSSNGYLENWDIGEFSCKISIEKSR; encoded by the coding sequence ATGTTCAAGCAGTACGAAGGAAATATTTCATATCCCAAAATTGAAGAAGAAATTTTAAAGTTCTGGAAAGAAAAACAAATTTTTGAAAAATCAATTTCTACTAGAGACGAAAACAAACCATTTACCTTTTACGAAGGTCCGCCCACGGCAAACGGTAAACCCGGCATCCACCATGTTATGGCAAGAGTTCTTAAAGATTTAGTATGCCGTTATAAAACTCTACAAGGATATCACGTTAACAGAAAAGCCGGTTGGGATACTCATGGATTACCTGTTGAAATCGAAGTTGAAAAATCTCTCGGCATAAAAAGTAAAAGTGAAATTCCCGTATACGGAATTGCAAAATATAATGCAGCATGTAAAGATTCTGTTTTCACTTATCTCGATCTTTGGGAAAAGATGACTACTCGAATGGGTTATTGGGTTAATCTTGATGATGCATATGTTACATGTACAAATAACTATATTGAATCGGTTTGGTGGGCTTTAAAAACTCTGTTTGAGAAGGGACTCATCTATAAGGATTATAAAATTGTTCCTCAAGATCCTAAGGCGGAAACACCGCTTTCATCGCATGAATTGGCTTTAGGTTATCGGGAAACCAAGGATCCTTCTGTTTATGTTGTGATGAAAATAAAAGAATCCGATTTGACGAAAGAAGGAGATACATTTTTCTTAGTTTGGACAACAACTCCTTGGACTTTAATCTCAAACGTTGGTTTAGCCGTCGGACCGGAAATAGACTATGTAAAAATTAAAACCGATGACGCATATCTAATCCTTGCAAAAGAAAGATTAGAAGTTATCAGAAATGAATATGAAATAATTTCCGAGTACAAAGGAAAAGATTTAGCCGGACAAGAATACGAACAATTGTTCAACTATGTGAAGTATGAAAAGAAAGCTTGTTTTGTAGTTGAAGCTGATTTTGTAAGTACAGAAGATGGTTCCGGAATAGTTCACATTGCACCCGCATTTGGTGCGGATGACTATGAAATTTCTAAAAAATATGATCTTCCGTTTGCGCAGCCTGTAGATAGAGGAGGAAGATTTACTGCAGAAGTAACAGACTTTGTCGGGCAGTTTGTAAAAGATGCTGATGAAGGTATTATCAGAATGTTGAGAGAACGCGGTCAACTTTATAAGAAAGAAACCATAATTCACTCTTATCCCTTCAGTTGGAGATTTGATAACGTTCCCATAATCTACTATGCCCGTGAATCATGGTTTATCAGAACAACACAAATTGCTGATCGAATGGTTGAACTAAATAAAACAATCGGCTGGCATCCGCCGGAAGTTGGAAGCGGAAGATTCGGTAATTGGTTGGATGAAAATAAAGATTGGGCTTTATCGCGTGATAGATTCTGGGCTACGCCTTTACCAATTTGGGTAAGTGAAGACAGTGATATGTTTGCTATCGGCAGTATTGCTGAATTGAAGGAAGGTTATATTGAAAGAGACGGAAAGAAAATTAAAGTTGCCGATTTAAAAGAAGAAGAAATCGACCTACACAGACCGTTTGTTGATGATATTAAGTTTGAGAGAAACGGAAAGATTTATACTCGAACTCCTGAACTCATTGATGTCTGGTTTGATTCCGGTGCAATGCCGTTTGCGCAGTATCATTATCCGTTTGAAAATAAAGAATTGTTTGAAAAGAATTATCCCGCCGATTTTATCTGCGAAGGTATTGATCAAACACGAGGATGGTTCTATACACTTCATGCAATTGGAACTATGTTATTCGATAATGTTGCATACAAGAATCTTATAGTAAACGAATTGATTCTTGATAAAAACGGAATGAAGATGTCTAAATCAAAAGGCAATACGGTTGATCCTTTTGAATTATTCGATAAATACGGAGCCGACGCTACTCGTTGGTATATGGTTACTACAAGTCCGCCTTGGAAACCCACATTATTCGATGAAGAGGGTATTGTTGAAGTTCAGCGTAAGTTTTTCGGAACTCTACTTAACACATATTCCTTCTTTGCACTATATGCAAACATCGACAAGTTTGATTTCAAAGAGGAAATAATTCCTTATGAAAAACGACCGGAAATTGATCGTTGGATAATTTCAAAGCTTGGCACTTTAGTAAAAGATTTTGAAGAGTACATGAACAATTACGATGTAACAAAAGCCGCACGTGAAGTTTCCGAATTTACAATTGATCAATTATCAAATTGGTATGTTAGGAGAAGCAGACGACGTTTCTGGAAATCGGAAATGAACGAAAATAAACTTTCGGCATATCAAACTTTATATGAATGCTTGAACACAGTTGTAAAACTAGCTTCACCGTTTGCTCCATTCTTGACTGAAGAAATTTACAACAACTTGAATAAGGCGACCGGAAAAGAAGAATTCGAATCTGTTCATTTAGTTCAGTTCCCAAAAGTCAATTATCATGATGAAGACTTAGAACTAAAGATGGATGTCGCACAAAAAGTAGTTTATATAACGAGATCAATGCGTGCAAAAAATAATTTGAAAGTTCGTCAGCCATTAAAAAAGATTCTGGTTTCGGTTTCACCATCAAAACGTGAAGCAGTAGAAAGAATGAAAGATGTTATATTGGAAGAAGTAAACATTAAAGAACTTCAAGTTTTAGAAGATGATTCCGGAATTGTCAATAAATCTGCCAAAGCAAATTTCAAATCGCTTGGTCCAAAATATGGCAAACTGATGAAATCGCTTGCTGCGGAAATTATTAAATTCAGTAAGGATGACATCGCAAAACTTGAGAGAGAAAATAGCTTTAAAGTTACTATCGATGAAAACGAAATTAATCTTACTTTAGAAGATGTCGAAATTATAAGTACCGAAATTGAAGGTTGGTTGGTTGAAAGCGAAGAAGGTGTAACCGTTGGTATTGATACTGAATTAACTGAGGATTTAATTGCCGAAGGTTATGCGAGAGAATTTGTCAACCGGGTTCAAAACATGCGTAAAGACGCTGATTTTGACGTAATTGACAAAATCCGAATTTTCTATGAATCTGACGAAAAATTAATTAAATATATAAGTCGATTTTCAGAATACATAACAAGCGAAACTTTAGCTGATGAATTAACTTCGGGTACTTCTTCCAACGGGTACCTTGAAAATTGGGACATTGGCGAATTCAGTTGCAAAATTTCAATTGAAAAAAGCCGTTAA
- a CDS encoding conjugal transfer protein TraR translates to MGMAKKTVKKSTAAAKTTTKKKAAPKKNTKTAAKSKTTVKKTVAKKAAPKKTKAKSEKTTKKKITQQEVEIVSPSKKIRKVKGYPKKDLEDFKEIILQKRNEIIEQLQSLKDQMMDPTTGQYVNESSPYSLHMAEQGTDAMEREKLYLWAQRENKFLTYLEEALQRIENGTYGICIDCIDEPQNLCPTCPLIPKERLKAVPHTQHCLQVKQKMQGK, encoded by the coding sequence ATGGGAATGGCAAAAAAAACAGTTAAGAAATCCACGGCGGCTGCTAAAACTACCACAAAGAAAAAAGCTGCCCCGAAAAAAAACACAAAGACAGCTGCAAAATCTAAAACTACTGTGAAAAAGACAGTAGCTAAAAAGGCAGCCCCAAAAAAAACTAAAGCTAAAAGCGAAAAAACAACTAAGAAAAAAATAACTCAGCAAGAAGTTGAAATAGTATCTCCGAGTAAAAAAATTAGGAAGGTAAAGGGGTATCCTAAAAAAGACTTAGAAGATTTTAAGGAAATCATTCTTCAAAAACGAAATGAGATCATTGAACAACTACAAAGTTTAAAAGATCAGATGATGGATCCGACTACAGGACAATACGTAAATGAAAGTTCTCCTTATTCGTTACATATGGCTGAACAAGGTACTGATGCAATGGAGAGAGAAAAGCTTTATTTGTGGGCTCAAAGAGAAAACAAATTCCTGACCTATCTTGAAGAAGCTCTCCAAAGAATTGAAAACGGTACTTATGGAATTTGTATTGATTGTATCGATGAACCGCAAAATTTATGTCCTACTTGTCCATTAATTCCTAAAGAAAGATTAAAAGCTGTTCCTCATACACAGCATTGTTTACAAGTAAAGCAGAAGATGCAAGGTAAGTGA